The following proteins come from a genomic window of Enterobacter chengduensis:
- the nagE gene encoding PTS N-acetyl glucosamine transporter subunit IIABC: MNILGFFQRLGRALQLPIAVLPVAALLLRFGQPDLLNVPFIAQAGGAIFDNLALIFAIGVASSWSKDSAGAAALAGAVGYFILTKAMVTINPEINMGVLAGIITGLVGGAVYNRWANIKLPDFLSFFGGKRFVPIATGFFCLVLAAIFGYVWPPVQHAIHAGGEWIVSAGALGAGIFGFINRLLIPTGLHQVLNTIAWFQIGEFTNAAGTIFHGDINRFYAGDGTAGMFMSGFFPIMMFGLPGAALAMYLAAPKARRPMVGGMLLSVAITAFLTGVTEPLEFLFMFLAPLLYLMHAVLTGISLFVATLLGIHAGFSFSAGAIDYVLMYNLPAASKNVWMLVVMGAAFFVIYFVLFTAVIRMFNLKTPGREDTTDDVVTSEANSNTEEGLTQLATSYIAAVGGTDNLKAIDACITRLRLTVGDSARVSDAMCKRLGASGVVKLNKQTIQVIVGAKAESIGDEMKKVVARGPVAAASADSAPAATAAPVAKPQAVPNAVTVAALVSPVTGDVVDLEQVPDEAFASKAVGDGVAVKPTDKTVVSPASGTIVKIFNTNHAFCLETENGAEIVVHMGIDTVALNGKGFTRLVEEGAEVVAGQPVLEMDLDFLNANARSMISPVVCSNIDDFSGLVIQAKGQVVAGQTPLYEIKGK; the protein is encoded by the coding sequence ATGAATATTTTAGGTTTTTTCCAGCGCCTCGGTAGGGCTTTGCAGCTCCCTATCGCCGTGCTACCGGTTGCAGCGCTGCTGCTGCGATTCGGGCAACCCGATCTTCTTAACGTACCGTTTATTGCTCAGGCGGGCGGTGCCATTTTTGACAACCTGGCGCTGATTTTCGCCATCGGTGTTGCCTCTAGCTGGTCAAAAGACAGCGCGGGTGCCGCAGCACTGGCAGGGGCTGTCGGTTATTTCATCCTGACGAAAGCGATGGTAACGATTAACCCCGAAATCAACATGGGCGTGCTGGCGGGTATCATTACCGGCCTGGTCGGCGGTGCGGTGTACAACCGCTGGGCGAACATCAAGCTGCCAGACTTCCTGAGCTTCTTTGGCGGCAAACGTTTCGTGCCGATCGCCACAGGCTTCTTCTGTCTGGTACTGGCCGCCATCTTTGGCTACGTTTGGCCACCGGTGCAGCATGCTATCCATGCGGGCGGCGAGTGGATCGTCTCTGCAGGCGCTTTGGGCGCGGGCATCTTCGGTTTCATTAACCGTCTGCTGATCCCAACCGGTCTGCACCAGGTCCTCAATACCATCGCCTGGTTCCAGATTGGTGAGTTCACCAACGCGGCAGGCACGATTTTCCACGGCGACATCAACCGCTTCTACGCGGGTGACGGCACCGCGGGCATGTTTATGTCCGGCTTCTTCCCAATCATGATGTTTGGTCTGCCGGGCGCTGCGCTGGCAATGTACCTGGCAGCGCCAAAGGCGCGTCGTCCAATGGTCGGCGGTATGCTGCTGTCAGTGGCCATTACCGCATTCCTGACCGGCGTAACCGAGCCTCTGGAATTCCTGTTCATGTTCCTGGCTCCGCTGCTGTACCTGATGCACGCGGTGTTAACCGGCATCAGCCTGTTTGTGGCAACCCTGCTGGGCATTCATGCGGGCTTCTCCTTCTCCGCAGGCGCGATCGACTACGTGCTGATGTACAACCTGCCGGCGGCAAGCAAGAACGTCTGGATGCTGGTGGTCATGGGCGCGGCCTTCTTCGTCATCTACTTCGTCCTGTTCACCGCGGTTATTCGTATGTTTAACCTCAAAACGCCGGGACGCGAAGACACCACTGATGACGTTGTGACCAGCGAAGCCAACAGCAATACCGAAGAAGGTTTAACCCAGCTGGCAACCAGCTACATTGCCGCAGTCGGCGGTACCGACAACCTGAAAGCCATTGATGCCTGTATTACCCGTCTGCGTCTGACCGTGGGCGACTCTGCGCGCGTCAGCGACGCAATGTGTAAACGTCTTGGCGCATCTGGCGTCGTTAAGCTGAACAAACAAACTATCCAGGTCATCGTGGGTGCCAAAGCGGAATCTATCGGTGATGAAATGAAGAAAGTGGTTGCCCGTGGCCCGGTCGCAGCGGCATCAGCCGACAGTGCACCTGCGGCGACGGCTGCCCCGGTCGCGAAGCCGCAGGCCGTGCCTAACGCCGTAACGGTTGCTGCTCTGGTCTCTCCGGTAACGGGTGACGTCGTTGACCTTGAGCAGGTACCTGACGAAGCCTTTGCCAGCAAAGCGGTCGGTGACGGCGTGGCGGTGAAACCAACGGATAAAACCGTTGTGTCTCCAGCATCCGGTACCATCGTGAAAATTTTCAACACCAACCACGCGTTCTGCCTCGAAACCGAAAATGGCGCGGAGATCGTGGTCCACATGGGCATCGATACCGTGGCGCTGAACGGTAAAGGCTTTACTCGCCTGGTGGAAGAGGGCGCTGAAGTGGTGGCCGGGCAGCCGGTTCTGGAAATGGATCTGGACTTCCTGAACGCTAACGCACGCTCCATGATAAGCCCGGTGGTTTGCAGCAACATCGACGACTTCAGCGGTCTGGTCATCCAGGCGAAAGGTCAGGTTGTTGCAGGTCAAACCCCGCTGTATGAGATTAAAGGCAAGTAA